A window of Castanea sativa cultivar Marrone di Chiusa Pesio chromosome 1, ASM4071231v1 contains these coding sequences:
- the LOC142610925 gene encoding calcium-dependent protein kinase 11-like codes for MKNQTTSSQSTTTTTQPPPPKPANTVLPYQTPRLRDHYQMGKKLGQGQFGTTYLCTHKSTGALYACKSIPKRKLLCREDYEDVWREIQIMHHLSEHPNVVQIKGTYEDSTFVHLVMELCEGGELFDRIVQKGQYSEKEAAKLIKTIVGVVEACHSLGVMHRDLKPENFLFDTPADDARLKATDFGLSVFYKPGQAFCDVVGSPYYVAPEVLRKYYGPEADVWSAGVILYILLSGVPPFWAETETGIFRQILQGNIDFESAPWPSISESAKDLIRKMLERDPRKRISAHEVLCHPWIVDDRVAPDKPLDSAVLSRLKQFSAMHKLKKMALRVIAERLSEEEIGGLKELFNMIDTDNSGTITFEELKEGLKRVGSELMESEIKALMDAADIDNSGSIDYGEFLAATLHMNKMEREENLVAAFSFFDKDGSGYITSDELQHACKEFGLGDVHLEEMIKEIDQDNDGRIDYGEFAAMMRKGDGGVGRSRTMRNNLNFNLADAFGVNDSTVDTNQKQSSV; via the exons ATGAAGAACCAAACCACATCAtcacaatcaacaacaacaacaacacaaccaccaccaccaaagcCAGCAAACACAGTGTTACCCTACCAAACCCCAAGACTCAGAGACCATTATCAAATGGGCAAGAAGCTAGGCCAAGGCCAATTTGGTACAACATACCTTTGTACCCACAAGTCCACAGGTGCTCTCTATGCCTGCAAATCCATCCCAAAGCGTAAGCTTTTATGCAGAGAAGACTATGAAGATGTTTGGAGAGAGATTCAGATCATGCACCATCTTTCAGAGCACCCAAATGTGGTACAAATCAAAGGGACTTACGAGGACTCTACGTTTGTTCACTTGGTTATGGAGTTGTGTGAAGGAGGTGAGTTGTTTGATAGGATTGTGCAGAAGGGTCAGTATAGTGAGAAAGAGGCTGCCAAGTTGATTAAGACTATTGTTGGGGTTGTGGAGGCTTGTCACTCTCTTGGGGTTATGCATAGGGATCTCAAGCCTGAGAATTTCTTGTTTGATACTCCTGCTGATGATGCTAGGCTCAAAGCCACCGATTTCGGCTTGTCTGTCTTCTATAAGCCTG GACAAGCTTTTTGTGATGTAGTTGGAAGTCCCTATTATGTTGCACCTGAGGTGTTGCGAAAGTATTACGGACCTGAAGCAGATGTTTGGAGTGCTGGTGTTATCCTTTACATCTTATTGAGTGGAGTTCCACCTTTTTGGGCAG AAACTGAAACAGGAATCTTCAGACAGATTTTACAAGGCAATATAGATTTTGAATCTGCACCATGGCCTAGTATTTCAGAAAGTGCAAAAGATTTGATACGGAAAATGCTTGAGAGGGACCCAAGAAAACGAATTTCTGCCCATGAAGTCCTGT GTCACCCTTGGATTGTGGATGACAGAGTTGCTCCAGATAAACCTCTGGATTCTGCAGTTTTATCACGGCTGAAGCAGTTCTCAGCAATGCATAAACTTAAAAAGATGGCTCTGCGT GTCATAGCAGAAAGACTTTCAGAGGAAGAGATTGGTGGTCTGAAAGAGTTGTTCAATATGATTGACACAGACAATAGTGGGACGATAACATTTGAGGAACTTAAAGAGGGTTTAAAAAGAGTGGGCTCTGAACTGATGGAATCTGAAATCAAGGCTCTTATGGACGCA GCTGATATAGACAATAGTGGATCGATAGACTATGGTGAATTTCTTGCTGCTACTTTGCACATGAATAAGATGGAGAGGGAGGAGAATTTGGTTGCAGCCTTCTCCTTTTTTGACAAGGATGGTAGTGGTTACATCACCAGTGATGAGCTTCAACATGCTTGCAAAGAGTTTGGTCTAGGTGATGTCCACCTGGAGGAGATGATCAAAGAGATCGATCAGGACAAT GACGGCCGTATAGATTATGGGGAGTTTGCAGCAATGATGAGGAAGGGCGATGGAGGAGTTGGGAGGAGCAGAACTATGAGAAACAACTTGAACTTCAATTTAGCTGATGCCTTTGGAGTAAATGACTCTACCGTTGACACTAACCAAAAGCAATCTTCTGTATAG
- the LOC142621158 gene encoding large ribosomal subunit protein bL21c codes for MASVTLSLCSSLATHCRISPKQNPSTPTLSFSNNTNLTFLSLSSHNHSRSSSSSSHTFHFLPKSSESEAAVLDSETQSPEIDSPEPEAAQIVETSSEQVPKREQVFAVVMVGSRQYIVFPGRFIYTQRLKDANVNDKIILNKVLLVGTRNSTYIGKPVVTNAAVHAVVEEQGLNPKVIVYKYKKKKNYRRNIGHRQPNTRIRITGITGYEDYPAVTLES; via the exons ATGGCTTCTGTGACACTTTCCTTATGCTCATCTCTCGCAACCCATTGCAGAATCTCTCCAAAGCAAAACCCATCAACACCAacactctctttctctaacAATACCAATCtcacctttctctctctctcttcccacAACCACTCtcgctcttcttcttcttcttcacacacaTTCCATTTCCTCCCCAAATCCTCAGAATCAGAAGCAGCCGTGCTCGATTCAGAGACCCAATCCCCCGAAATCGATTCTCCAGAGCCTGAAGCTGCTCAAATCGTCGAAACCTCCTCAGAACAAGTACCCAAGCGTGAGCAAGTGTTCGCTGTGGTCATG GTTGGATCACGGCAATACATTGTTTTTCCTGGTCGGTTTATATATACTCAGAGGCTCAAAGACGCTAATGTCAATGATAAG ATTATCCTAAACAAGGTGTTGCTCGTTGGAACCCGAAACAGTACCTACATTGGAAAACCAGTGGTGACTAATGCTGCTGTACATGCTGTAGTTGAAGAGCAG GGTTTAAATCCCAAAGTAATTGTCTACAagtataagaagaagaaaaactatCGGAGAAATATTGGTCATCGACAG CCAAATACAAGGATACGGATAACTGGTATCACTGGCTATGAGGACTATCCAGCTGTCACGCTTGAGTCGTAG